Proteins found in one Acidobacteriota bacterium genomic segment:
- a CDS encoding DGQHR domain-containing protein gives MPRMIHVAAIRMQQFGVAFYQASLSANDIDKLVRFEVLSYGESAHPPVRGGKAGGRQNRINWDLLERRIASSEKAYQRQIIRRKIDELVQYYEQCRQARDLPSIPGAVIISSDETLKFEPSEENSSLGTLKIPEREGVLRAIDGQHRLLALHADLEKFEGEQFTVPAIIFDKLPEDHVVQMFVTINAKHTRLNASHLVSLSGRQLYRDDALATAHDVVRALNDREDSPLYDEIKLLGVGTGRVAQAPLAQELKKLFGTDAFGSGRKGEEFQEDAKKFFVNYFKQIAMIFNAAWNGRKYSIKNASALRAFIRVAPDVVRRLDQEHADRSDFRAIGRVIAPWGRRIGDLRFETDGAWKRSGTTVDSLAKELRLALQYPEGATV, from the coding sequence ATGCCCCGTATGATTCACGTTGCCGCAATCCGCATGCAGCAGTTTGGCGTCGCATTCTATCAGGCTTCGCTGAGCGCCAATGACATAGACAAGCTCGTTCGCTTCGAGGTCCTGAGCTACGGCGAGAGTGCGCACCCGCCGGTGCGGGGCGGCAAGGCAGGGGGCCGGCAGAACCGCATCAACTGGGATCTGCTCGAACGGCGGATCGCCTCGAGCGAAAAGGCCTACCAGCGGCAGATCATCCGCCGCAAGATCGACGAGCTGGTGCAGTACTACGAGCAGTGCCGGCAGGCACGCGACCTCCCGTCGATACCCGGCGCGGTGATCATCTCGTCGGACGAAACGCTGAAGTTCGAGCCGTCGGAGGAAAACTCGTCGCTCGGCACGTTGAAGATCCCCGAGCGTGAAGGCGTGCTGCGCGCGATCGACGGCCAGCACCGGTTGCTCGCCCTGCACGCGGACCTCGAGAAGTTCGAGGGGGAGCAGTTCACGGTCCCGGCGATCATCTTCGACAAGCTCCCCGAAGATCACGTCGTCCAGATGTTCGTCACGATCAACGCGAAACACACGCGCTTGAACGCGTCGCACCTCGTGTCGCTCTCGGGGCGGCAGCTCTACCGGGATGACGCCCTCGCGACGGCGCACGATGTGGTGCGCGCGCTCAACGACCGCGAGGACTCGCCGCTCTATGACGAGATCAAGCTGCTGGGCGTGGGCACGGGGCGCGTGGCGCAGGCGCCCCTGGCGCAGGAGCTGAAGAAGCTGTTCGGCACCGACGCGTTCGGATCGGGCCGCAAGGGGGAAGAGTTCCAGGAGGACGCGAAGAAGTTCTTCGTGAACTACTTCAAGCAGATCGCGATGATCTTCAACGCGGCGTGGAACGGCCGGAAGTACTCGATCAAGAACGCGAGCGCGCTGCGCGCCTTTATCCGCGTCGCGCCGGACGTCGTCCGGCGGCTCGACCAGGAGCACGCGGACCGCTCGGACTTCCGTGCGATCGGCCGCGTCATCGCGCCCTGGGGCCGCCGTATCGGCGACCTCCGGTTCGAGACCGACGGCGCCTGGAAGCGCTCGGGGACGACGGTGGATTCGCTGGCGAAAGAACTGCGCCTGGCGCTGCAGTATCCGGAGGGGGCAACGGTCTAG